In a single window of the Magnolia sinica isolate HGM2019 chromosome 7, MsV1, whole genome shotgun sequence genome:
- the LOC131251213 gene encoding uncharacterized protein LOC131251213, producing MAKNKKGWNHSTGDSGSKLLDVLAKWGWRIFQLFEESQISFHEVHGAAALMAIPKAWKEVSEEKVRVVRKETLAAVRRLMLNAFLVGKTMKQKGSCMKIGRSWEDR from the exons ATGGCAAAAAACAAGAAAGGGTGGAATCATTCGACAGGAGACTCAGGCAGCAAACTTCTAGATGTGCTAGCAAAGTGGGGGTGGAGAATATTCCAGCTCTTTGAAGAGAGTCAAATATCCTTTCACGAGGTGCACGGGGCTGCTGCTTTGATGGCGATCCCTAAGGCTTGGAAGGAAGTCTCAGAGGAGAAGGTGAGGGTTGTGCGGAAGGAAACTTTGGCTGCTGTGAGGAGACTGATGCTTAATGCATTTCTCGTAGGCAAG ACAATGAAGCAGAAAGGATCCTGCATGAAGATTGGGAGATCCTGGGAGGACCGATGA